aactatattttttatccaatcagagagcatgtaacaaattaagagttaaaaacattgtgttaaaaaCATGTGTCATGGTCAacaaaaggattaataatttagaagtgacagtaaattattcgGTGCAGGAggggattaaaataactaatagacaatgctgttctttgtcatGCCTCACctacatgtttatatacatgaaaTTGACCTTCATTGTCAATATCGGAATATGACAGAACTGagaagtgaaactgaaagtagaccaCTGGGTGAAATgacaaaagtatttatttattataatgatggtgtatttactttttgatgaatgctgaaggaaacattttgatgaaattttacaaatttcattcatttgttttttgatCAATTGCAATCAAGTCTGACTATTTggaaattggaaaaaatattgatatattcattccattctctctatgagtgtgaaagtcatcatttttaatagacagcagattttgtatccaatttaagAGGAAgataagcccattaaattgtcccTGAATTTTTTAGAACTTGTTAATCAAACAATTGACTATTTCAAAGAGTTAAAACAAGGGAGTAAACAATGTAAGGTGTTAACGGGGTCAGtgcatattattttgaaaataccaatgttataaataattaataacattggtattttcaaaataatatgcaCTGACCCcgttaattaataattatagtattatataaattaaatcctttgtaattatttatgaagaatttcCCAACATTGATAGGGATCATTTggcacaaaaataatgttttacatgttttgatgatAGTAACTGTCATTAAAGAGAGTTGAACCAGTTTTAATAGGTGTCTTTGTTActggttattttaaatgaccatttcaatgttcattgtattttcccaattttgggaATTAACGCACATATTTTCCCAATTGTAAAGCCACAggtggttttgaaaatttaaataaaaatcactgattGCATTGAAACGTTAGATATGTactcccaactatctaacctactaaattaatgaagtaagataacactttcTTGAATATAAGGCCaaaattttttttgtttgtttagggtaaccttcccaaaatttctaggtagggtaggtagggatttttttatttattttttatcaaaatctgtcgtaagttcagagtgttttcttgcacatggcagtctttcctacaatACTGTCATtacctgactttgttttatcatataaacaataattctgattaaaatctgcatttatccgcccttcgtaactctccaTTCgttaacgaatattttttttgctcagaaacagaaaaaaatagttagggtcggtgcatttttataggtagggtcgggttacccgaaacggacgtattttttttttaggcctaatggGCCTtgtttgacttagaaattctggttaaggttttgcatgtaagcacacataggataatatctcagcaactacttgatgtattgcattgagactttatacaatggtactcagtgttctcaataagaaccggctgccggccaaaatggacggttcaaatggcaatagggccggttcaaatttggaaaactaaatgaattttcagtagaataagtagaagctggtcggttacttAACTAATTGAAACGGTTCgaccgaaacttattgagaaccctgggtactcaaccatccaatctacttaattaaccaagttagataactctagtttgcattaaattcaaataatggcatCATTCttatctaattttacagtgatccatacatgtttcgccaaaacttttcaatccttacactgaaacgcggcggaatagtcaagcgcgctgtctctgtgacagctcttgttaaattGAGATGGCATTCATTCCACAGAACTTGCatagtgttttataaaaattgaccaAAATTTAGTccttaaaacatcatatttttgcaaaataaaaagtcTTAGTTTATTAAGTTGTAACTGTGTATTAGACTGTTTCTTTGATGAAGTCACCATAAATATTGAGAAGCCTGCGAGCATAAAAAGAACCATTTTTCCAATCAGCAAACTTTAAAATCTGCTATATATATTGAATCATAAATAACATATTCAGACCACAGTATGCTTGCCACAATAACCCAACACCCAGTGGCAGATGGTAAGAACCAAAAGCTCACAACTGACCAATCAGCAATAAGTATTCGCTACAACTTAGCTGTAAATCAATAAAGAGGTCCACTGAACATAAggctttaatatatattaaaacacaatttttggCAAGAATAAGTGTAATTAACGTAGGTGGTGTGAAACCTAAATGATACATTATGGtaaatatgtttgatttctGGCCTggacgcatgtgagtttggtttgtggtcgcCAATCCAGAGAAGAAGGTTTCCTCCATGTACTCCGGTATctaccacaacacaagaccatactctTGCGATACATCATGTCAATTAGAGTGAATAATACAATGTTGTAATAACCTGTATCACAATcagtgtaaaataaataagtttaaactatgGTTCTAGATGCACGACATCAGCAGCATATGCTGGtatatgataaacaaatgaCGCCTATGTTATGCTTTTCATCGGAACAAATGATGCCTATGTTATGCTTTTCATCGGAACAAATGATGCCTTTGTTATGCTTTTCATCGGAACAAATGATGCCTATATTATGCTTTTCATTGGaacaaattgtaatatttgttttgatttagaGTTAAGGTATTAAAGCATTGTTCAAGATgccaaattgaaaaatataccaACAAAAAGACCCCCTGCACATCTAGAAGATCATTTACGGTATTTGTGATTTTAAGTGCTTTGACTCAGCATCATTTCCGCAATGATATTTAGTGTCattgttttttcaaatttgtatgCTTTTAGAGAAATGTTCAGCTGTTTGAAAGGTAACCAATTATAGAATGTAACTGAATACGCAAATTCCATGAAAGTTTACGAAGGCATTGGTGgatgtaaaaatggtattttgaatttgttactttttatggCTTTTTCAATAATGGAAGTTCTCtcaattaaatattgatgttaaataaTTAGACTTTGGATAACAGAAATCATGCCAAATCATAATACTTTACAGCAGATATACACGTTTTGACTCTTTTCATACATGCATTATACCGATACTGTGTTAGAGCTGATCTTGTCTGattattaagaaaaaacattgattataaatttcttttctgaaccattttgggaaattattttacttttagaGGAAAATGGTATTTAACAGCCATTAAAAAGGTAGTAGTAAATTACAGTTCTTAAATCAATGCCTCGAATATTTCAGGTTTGGGCTTAAGATGTTTCTGCAGCCCCTGTGCTGAAGGAAGGGATATTGATAACACATGTTTAGCCCCTAATAACAGTATGTGCTTTGCATCAATTAGACGAGTGTTTGAGAATGGAGAGCGTATTCATGAGCTGGTCTATGGGTGTCTTCCCGGCTTTGAAGGGGGAACCACCATGCAGGTACATCATACTGTAGTCAAATTGAGTCACTAGAGCTGGTTTTCTCTCATGTACCTTtattatgttacatgtacattggttgGATATCCTCATTCCTGTCATAACTACAATGTTCAGCTTGTTCATTGAGTATTCTTTTTGATCTCTATGAGGTGTGTTTATTCTCTCTACATGTAGCTTACATTAAGTTTTAATATGCCTATACAAAGTGAAACATATCCCACTGGGCAATGGTATCAGACAGGACCATAACCTGTTTCAGTGTTTACATGTACACTCCTGTTTCTGACTATGGAATCACAAgacagattttgatttttttgtttataaagcttCTGAAGAAAACCGACCTTCAGAGTTCcaattggttttattatttttgctttactgCACATAGCTAATAATAATGAGTTAAAAGGTAAGTTTTGCAACTcttactgttgtttttgttgcagTGCCAAGCTAATTTAGTTCCCCATCGAATCCCCACTGCCATAGAGTGTTGTGACAATGCGGATCGCTGTAACGAGGGTGTAGTACCCATCTACGAGGAGCGGTCTACTACTCCTGGTCCTGGTATGCTtcacaaatctttaaaaatgtgctTGTTCTTTACCTTTTCTTCACAGTTGATCTCAGAATGGTCCTAAGACTGTACCGGGTAATgcaatgaaagtatgaaaaacTTCAAATGTTTGAGTATTTTCAAGGGTGATAAAGTTCAGGATTAATCATGAAATCTGGATTGAGTACATTCCATTGCAGATTGCAGTGTAGTTGTTAAATTTGTTGTTCAGTGGACATTTGCATAAGAAATAGTAAGAAGTATCTTGAAATAGATATACATGTTCTAAACCCCTTAAATCACAAGGGCCTGAATCCCTCATGCACCCCAAAGGTTAAGGATTGGGAATCATCCCTGTATTTTACACtgtgtattaaatttcatttcagaTCTGTATCGTCTCCAAAATGCAGTGTTAATTCATTCTGGGCCAggtttttttctatttacttCATGTTTGGGTAGATTATCTAATTGACTGGTATCCTTGTATTTTGCAGAGACAGTGCCGAGCCAGTACAAGAGTTACGAGAACATGACCCAGATAGCCCTATTGTTGTCCCTAGTTGTCTGTTTCATTGTCCTGATCATCACCGCCACTGTCGTATATCTCAGGTAACGGTTTTAGAAATTTCTACTTGGATCAAGGAAGCATAAAACCTTTTGCTAATTTGGACAGTTTTTATTGAGAagttcagttgttgtttttataatccAAGTCTTATGtgatgtaatttttttttttaaatgcctttTATAATCTCCTAAGTATGCAGAAAATGCAAGGAACAATTTCGAAGGTTTTcctttaaacttgaaaatatgcacatacattgttttctttgtgtacatatatatatatattacacttTGACATTGGCAACAACGCTTGGCACTATTATGGCCTTGTTAATACCTGTATGTTTTTATAGATTCCGTAAGCGAGAGTTGGACCGCCAGGATGTTCTGTCAGACATGGAGAAGAAGGGAATCCTCCTGCCCCAGGATGAGACGCTCTCCGAGATGATAGATCAGTCCTCTGGTAGCGGCTCTGGGCTTCCACTTCTGGTAACTTTAAAACATCACATTTCTATAGAGTTTgaataatattgtaattttcttctttttttaattattgtttaatttttgtttgcttttttgaaatatgatgattatgatagcataaaattattttaaatgggTACGTTGTTGACTCGTCTGACATGGGGGGTGCAAGAGCAATCTTTCCAGCCAAGTCACATGACTGGAAAAACACTTGTCCGGCAACTATGTGTTGTGTCTATCTATTTcaagtttataaaaataaataggggttttaattcaaattaaaactgtGTACATCACAGGACATGCTGCATTAAGAAACTCAGAGCCACATCCTGTCAAGTAATGACAGATTGTTAGCAGGGAAACTAAATTTCTCAGTATTAATTAAGATATTAATtatgtattcaaataatatttatgtttaaaatactgGTGTTATATAAAAACCTTATATTGGTACTTATATTTGAATAAGATATTAGCATCTTTGTAGATGTGTAAGCTTCATTGTATTTTCcacaatattgttatatatggCATATAATGTCATTACGGCTTAATTACAATAAATGGtatctaaatgattaaaatcattCATATTGCGCTTTACATTTGTGCCTTTAGGTTCAGCGCACGATTGCCAAGCAGATCCAGCTAGTTAAGAGTATTGGGAAGGGTCGGTATGGGGAGGTGTACAAGGCCAAGTGGCGAGGGGAGAATGTGGCCGTCAAGATCTTTCTCACCACCGAGGAAGCAAGCTGGTTCCGTGAGACTGAGCTCTATCAAACTGTTCTCCTTAGACATGACAACATTCTTGGTAAATATCATAGGTGTATACGAAAAGTATTTAGCTTGATTTTGTCAGAACAGTCTGTTTCCTTGGTAAAAACCAGTAATGGAGTACACTTTGAGACACAACCTCTTGGACATGAGTTGACCACCTTTGCCACAAGAACGCTCGTATCTTCCACCTTAATCTATCCTACATTGTACTGCATAAGTTTGTATTGAACTGAATAATCCTTTTGTACAGATATAAAGTTGGCCTTAATGTTAATTGAGGCCTAAAGTTGGCCTAAATGTAAATCCACTGCCCAAACTAGCCAAAAGCAAGGCATTCTGTTTTATACAGTTGGCACTTGGAGGATAACATTCTTTGTAAACTATCTCAGGAAGtacaaatttcaatttatcaatcatttaaatatctctCAGAAAAGAGGCAAACTATCTTGGTTAAAATTAGGAGTCATTTGACTATAACAGATACTTGTCTCCACTTCATATTTGAATCCAATTTTTGTGGAAAACATTGAAAGACAATGTTGGGAACTATAATGTGTCCAATGcagcatatttttatacaacaacTTAATTCGCAAGTTGCGGTCACTTTTGTGTCACTGGTCATTTActtgtattgtatatatgttctGTCAGACTTACAACACACACATCAATTTTAAGGCCGAAGTATGGATTTGGGGCAACCAACATGTACTTGTATAAAATACCAATGAAGGTGAATGTTGCCATTGTCATGTTAACTTACTTTTGTTAAGCATTATTAATATCCCCAAAATAGACAAAATACTCACACAAAAATCTTCATGCTTGTCTATTGGGATATATACGATACTCAGCTTTGGAGAATTTTCAGACAAtacaatcttaaatatattatttgaatgcTACAAAACACCAATTAGACTCTTTTCTTTATGAcgattaattttaaaatgatcacGGTTTTAGAAGTAAGGACCTGCCTGTGAGAGGAACAACCTAATAATTATATCGCAACACATGGCCATAACACATCAGTTCAAGAATATTTAATTACACAAACTGTCTCTTGTTatcattgttgttttgtaaCAAATGAGAATATTCATGAGTTTGTGGAACAGTAATCATACAGTGTGGTTTAGATTTCAGTTTTAGAATATTTATGAGGAAAATTCTTATGTTGGATTTTGCTAACAGGGAAACACCATTTACATAATGAAGGAATCACTCAGATGTTTCTATTGTGCTCTCCAAAAATTGTCAAGAAGTATTTTTCTCAAATCAGTGTTGTTGATGTTGAACAGCTGTCTCTTATTATGCAGAAATACAAACAACTTTACCCTATATGATTACAATGTATACACATGCCGGTACGTTAAATTTGCAACTCTAGACGTAAACAACACCAAAtttggcaatttgttttttaaatgtatgatgaatgttttattatactaAAATCAGTCGAGAAATTAGGAAGAATGAAACAAAGTTGGAATACTAAAGTTAATGGCaagcttaaaatatttctttttgccATTGTAAGAGTTGGGtaaatttaacaatgaacaGACTACTGTCCAGCACTTTGCACCGAGAAATGATCCTCTTGTTTAAATGCCCACATTGGGCCAACTTACTTAAACCTGATTTAACAGAACGAAATCTAGTTGGTTTTGTTTATCTTTCCCATAATGTTTCTTCAATGCCCAAAGGAgaaaaaatagtgagattaacTTGACATTGTTAGTGAACAAATTAGCCAACATAATGGGCTTAAGATTGATAAGACATCATTCCCTATTCCCCAATAATCATTCATTGAACAATTCCCTTTGTGTATTACAGGTTTTATAGCGGCTGACATCAAGGGTACGGGATCGTGGACTCAGCTGTTCCTGATCACAGATTACCATGACAACGGTTCCCTGTACGACTACCTGACCGAGAATACCTTTGATCATCATGACATGCTGCTCATCTCTCATTCCATCGCCTGTGGGCTCTCACatctacacacagaaatatttggCACCAGAGGTAAGAAAAGAGTTTCTGTTGACCAAAAAATTTAGTAATGGTACTGTTCCTTTATAtgttttgcaagaaaaaagtcCAGTAATTGTGATAGCCTTAACATTGTTGTTGGctatgttttgcaaaaaaaaaatggtcattACCTTAATAATGCTCAAGTTATTCACATAAAGTTTGAACACATGgtaatatttacaatgtttaaatgtgaaaaataactattgatttaattattgtcaaattattccccttaaaaaaataaaccactTGGGGTGTTCATGTTACTTCTTGTACCATAATGTGCCATTGTCCTTGTTATCTGATATTTATGTGGAACAACCAATCGGCAAATAAATTCACATTTTTGGATTGGTATATTGAGGAATCAGTTCTTCTTAAAAACGCTGGAAGGTTTGAAGGAAAACAATTTATGGACATCTGAAAAGAAGTctgaatatttttgttgaagatatttttttgaaatgaaactaataaacagtatttttttaatagtagTTATCAAACATTAAGTAGAACTTtacattataatgttaaaacaaagcTATACTTCTATTGTATCAGGTAtgtggaaataaaatataacccTATTCAGGTTTGTGTTTACATGCTTCCCTTTggataattttcattttgatttcaggGAAGCCTGCTATTGCTCATAGAGACATCAAAACTAAAAACATTCTAGTAAAAAGAGACGGGAGTTGTTGTTTAGCCGACCTGGGTCTTGCTGTGAAATATGTCAGGTAGGTGGTGCAATAAATAGAAAAACTTACCATCCAATTGTTGACCATTCAGTTGCCTGGAAGGAGTAAATTAACTCAACGagataaatgataaatgtcatatagtgttgttttcttaaaattgcaTACAATTTTGAATTTCATCAGATATATCTTGTTCATGATATAAATGAGTGAAACTTATTCATTAAAAGAGTGAaacttattaattaaatgaGTGAAACTTATTCATACTTCATTACTAGTGCCCCTagtgcaaaaataaataaagtagggGGACAAGCatagaaatcatttttatatgcccatcttacgatggccgtattatgggaacacccatggcgggcaGGCGGcaggcgggcggctccacaatgttgtccgctctctaacttgaacatttctcatccaatttccaccaaacttcatgaaagtgtttgttggtgaaatatctaggtcaagttcgataaccagccaaatcgctttaggcactccagagttatggccccctgaatttgtcaaaattggccattttagctttgtccactctctaacttgatcatttctcatccaatttccaccaaacgtcatgaaagtgtttgttggtgaaatatctcggtcaagttcaataaccagccaaatcgctttaggcactccagagttatggccccctgaatttgtcaaaattgtccattttagctttgtccgctctctatcttgaacatttctcatccaatttccaccaaacttcatgaaagtgtttgttggtgaaatatctaggtcaagttcgataaccagcctaatcgctttaggcactccagagttatggccccctgaatttatcaaaattggccattttagctttgtctactctcagacttgaacagtttttatccgaatttcgccaaacttgctactataaatgtttgttggtatatattcttggcaaagttctataaccagccaggctcttcaggattatggcccttgaattggtcaaaatgtccactgtctaatttgaacagttatca
Above is a genomic segment from Mya arenaria isolate MELC-2E11 chromosome 2, ASM2691426v1 containing:
- the LOC128208402 gene encoding bone morphogenetic protein receptor type-1B-like isoform X1, which produces MATERRQSRDKFYFILLLFLFILCIDLSLGLRCFCSPCAEGRDIDNTCLAPNNSMCFASIRRVFENGERIHELVYGCLPGFEGGTTMQCQANLVPHRIPTAIECCDNADRCNEGVVPIYEERSTTPGPETVPSQYKSYENMTQIALLLSLVVCFIVLIITATVVYLRFRKRELDRQDVLSDMEKKGILLPQDETLSEMIDQSSGSGSGLPLLVQRTIAKQIQLVKSIGKGRYGEVYKAKWRGENVAVKIFLTTEEASWFRETELYQTVLLRHDNILGFIAADIKGTGSWTQLFLITDYHDNGSLYDYLTENTFDHHDMLLISHSIACGLSHLHTEIFGTRGKPAIAHRDIKTKNILVKRDGSCCLADLGLAVKYVSETNEVDVAPNTRQGTKRYMAPEVLDESINMYSFDAYKQGDMYSFGLCLWEVARRTAIGGVVEEQGIPYQDLVPSDPSFDDMKMVVCDAKIRPQIPHRWGQDDFMKVVTKVMMECWSGNPAARLTALRVKKTLSKLHEILEATEKIERLKAIQP
- the LOC128208402 gene encoding bone morphogenetic protein receptor type-1B-like isoform X2, with product MCFASIRRVFENGERIHELVYGCLPGFEGGTTMQCQANLVPHRIPTAIECCDNADRCNEGVVPIYEERSTTPGPETVPSQYKSYENMTQIALLLSLVVCFIVLIITATVVYLRFRKRELDRQDVLSDMEKKGILLPQDETLSEMIDQSSGSGSGLPLLVQRTIAKQIQLVKSIGKGRYGEVYKAKWRGENVAVKIFLTTEEASWFRETELYQTVLLRHDNILGFIAADIKGTGSWTQLFLITDYHDNGSLYDYLTENTFDHHDMLLISHSIACGLSHLHTEIFGTRGKPAIAHRDIKTKNILVKRDGSCCLADLGLAVKYVSETNEVDVAPNTRQGTKRYMAPEVLDESINMYSFDAYKQGDMYSFGLCLWEVARRTAIGGVVEEQGIPYQDLVPSDPSFDDMKMVVCDAKIRPQIPHRWGQDDFMKVVTKVMMECWSGNPAARLTALRVKKTLSKLHEILEATEKIERLKAIQP